The following is a genomic window from Anaerobaca lacustris.
GGTCCGTCCGACGCGGGGGCGGCGTGGATGGCGTTGACCTACGACGATGCAGGCTGGGCGACCGGCGAAAGCGGATTCGGGTTCTCGCCGACGGGCCAGATCGCCAGTCGTGACATCGGAAGCGTCTCGGTGCCCGGCTCGCATTTCGTCCACGACGGGACCCACGTCGTGCAGGGCGACGGCGCCGACATTGGCGGCTCGCGCGACGCATTCCACTTCGTCTACGTCCCCTTGCGAGGTGACGGAGAGTTGACGGTCAAGGTGGCGGGGATGATCACGGCCAATGCGTGGGCCAAGGCCGGTGTGATGATTCGAGAAACGCTCACCGCCGGCTCGCGATACGGCGCCTCGATGGTGACGTACGGCAACGGCACGGTCTTCCAGGCTCGGGCGGCCACGAACGGCTCGACGACGGTCAAAGCCGGCAACGCGCACGGTGTACCGTTGTGGCTTCGCGTCATTCGCCGGGGCGATACGATCGGCGGGTACTACTCGCTCGACGGCGTCAATTGGACGCAGCAGGGGGCCGAGACGGTGGCCATGGGGCCGGACGCCTATATCGGGTTCTGCGTCACGTCGCGCGCGGCCGGCACGCCGTGCACAGCGGTGTTCGATGACGTGACATTTGGGAGCCGAGCGAACAACGTGCTGCGAGAGGCGATGGTCGGAACCTGCGCGACGCTGTGGACCCGGTTCGAGTTCGATGCGGCGGAGACGGCGTTCTTCGATTCGCTTCGGCTGCGGATGCGGTACGAGGACGGCTTCGTCGCGTATCTGAACGGTGTGGAAGTGGCCCGCGCCAACGTTACGGGGACTCCGGACGCCGATTCCGTCGCCGATGTGGACCGGCCCGATGAGCAGGCGGTCGAGACCGTCGAGTTCGATCTGTCCGAACACAAGAGTCTGCTCCGCGACGGGCGAAACGTGCTGGCCGTTGCCGCGATCAACGACGGCAAGGACAGTGAAACGCTCTTCATCAGTCCCGAACTGACGGCCACCGGGGACGTGCTCGTTTCCCAGTACTTCTCGGTCGCGACGCCGGGGCGGCCCAATACGTCTGACGCGGTTGACTGGGTGGCCGCGCCGCTGTTCAGTCGCCCGCGCGGGCTCTGCGACGCGCCGTTTGCCCTCCAGCTCACGTCCGACACGCCCGGCGCGGTCATTCGCTATACGACGGACGGCACGGCGCCGACGCAGACCAGCGGGACCCTGTACACCGGGGCGATCCTCATCGACGCCACCACGTGCCTGCGGGCGGCGGCGTTTCGACCCGGATGGATGGCCAGCGTGGTCCAGACCCACAGTTATCTGTTCATCGACGAGATTCTCCGCCAGCCCAAGAATCCTGAGGGCTTCCCGACCCGTTGGGGCGGCACGACCGCCGACTACGAGATGGACCCGCGCGTCGTAGACGCGCCGGCCTACCGCCACCTCGTGCGGGCGTCTCTGATGACCCTGCCGACTCTGTCACTGGTGACCACGACCGATGACATGTTCGGCCCGAGCGGCATTTACAGTAACTCGACTCAGGGAACTGTGGCCTGGGAGCGCGCAAGTTCGATCGAGTGGATCAACCGGGACGGCACGACGGCGTTCCAAGTCGATGCCGGCTTGCGCATTTTCGGGGGAGACGCGTTCCGGCCAATGAGTTTGACGCGGAAGAAATCGTTCCGTTTGTTCTTCAAGCGAGAGTATGGTCCGACCAAGCTGAACTTCGACGTGTTCGAAGGCCAGGATGCGGTCACGAGCTTTGATACCCTCGTGCTGAGGGCTGGCGCCAACGATGCGTGGAACAACTGGGGTCGGGAGAGAACGCAGTACATCATCGACGAGTACATGCGGCGCACGCAACTGGCGATGGGCCATCCGTCTCCGCACGGAACCTTCGTTCATTTGTATCTCAACGGACTCTATTGGGGCCTCTACAATGTGGTCGAGCGGCCCATGCCTTCATTCTGTGCCAGTTACTTCGGCGGAGAGAAGGAGGACTGGGACGCAGTGAATTCTGGCGTGCCCACAGGCGACAGCAATACCGCTACGTGGAACGCCATGCTGAACCAGGCGCGATCGGGACTGACCGACACCGCGTCGTATCAGCGGATTCAAGGAAACCACCCGGACGCCACGAACAACCCCGCCTACAACAACCTGCTCGACGTGGGCAACTACATCGATTACATGCTCAGCAATTTCTGGGGTGGCACGGGCGACTGGCCTCATCACAACTTCTATGCGGCGTGCCGCAGGCCGCCGAACGCCACGGGCTTCAAGTTTTTCAATTGGGACGCCGAAGGCGCCATCATCGTCTGGTCCAGCCTGAACGCCAATGTCACGGGCGTGGCCGACGGCGCCGGCCAGCCCTATGCCGCCTTGCGGGACAACCGCGAGTTCCGACTGTGGTTCGGCGACCACGTGCAGAAGCAGATGTTCCACGGCGGGCCCTTGACCAGCGAGGCGTCGTACGCACGCTACAAGGAGTTGGCCGACGAGGTCGAACTGGCCATCATCGCCGAATCCGCTCGGTGGGGCGACCAGGCCAGCGGCACGCCCTACGGGCTGAGCCACTGGCAGAGCACGCGCGATTACGTTCTGAACACCTACATGCCGCAGCGTTCGCAGATCGTGCTGGATCAGTTGCGCAACGCGGGCCTCTATCCATCGGTCGATCCGCCCACGTTCGGCATCGGAGCGGCCCCACAGCAGGGCGGCTACGTGGCGCTCGATGAGCACCTGTGGATGCATGCGCCGCAGGGCACGATCTACTATACGACCGACGGGAGCGACCCTCGTCTGCCGGCAGGGGCCTCCGCTTCGGACAGTCTCGTGACGTTGCTGACCGAGGACGCGCCCAAGCGCGTACTGGTCCCCAGCGTGGCCAATGGGGGCGACCAACTGGGCAACGCTCCGGCCGCGTTCACCGTGACCTACTACAAGGCCACCGGCACCGTGGACAGCCTGGCGGTGGCCGAGCAGGTGATTGCCGACCCGCGCCAGCGCCTGCATACTGTGACCGAGCAGGCGACGGTGATCAACTACTTCAACACGGGCAGTCCGGGCCAGTTCGACAACGATCGCCCCTTCCCGGGCACGCAGATGAACGTGGACGTGGACGACTTCGTCATCCTCGTTACGGGCAAGGTGCTCATCCCGTCGGCGGGGGAGTGGACGTTCGGCGTCAACAGCGACGACGGCTTCGGCCTGACGCTGACTCGGGGAAACCGGACCTACGCGATGTCCTTTCCCAGCCCGCGCGGGCCGGCTGACACTCTGGAGGTCTTCAATATCGCCGAGGCCGGACAGCACGACCTGCGGCTGGTCTTCTACGAACGGGGCGGTGGCTCCGAACTGGAGCTGTTCGCCGCACCCGGTCGAAGGAACAGCTTCAGCGCCACCCACTTCCGTCTCGTCGGCGATATCGCTCGCGGCGGACTCCAGGTCGGAGAGGGCGGCGTCTGGTTCACCGACTCCTTCGACGATGCGAGCTGGACGGCCGGCACCGGCGGCGTCGGCTACGAGGCGAGCAGCGGAAACTACGCCGACTACTTCGACATCGACGTCCAGGCCGAGATGTACAACCGCAACGGCTCCTGCTATATCCGGATTCCCTTCGAAGTCGGTGATGCGGAGTTCTCCAATCTGATCCTGCGGATTCGCTACGACGACGGGTTCGTCGCTTACCTCAACGGGGCCGAGGTCGCCCGGCGCAACTTCTCAGGTGAGCCGACGTGGAATTCGACTGCCAATGCCGGCAACGCCGACGAGGCGGCGATCGTCCTGGCCAGCGTCGACATCTCCGCCCATGCCGGTCTGTTGCGGCGAGGGGGCAATCTGCTGGCCATCCACGGCCTGAACCTGTCGACCAACAGCTCCGACTTCCTCATCAGCGCCGAACTGGTCGCCGGGGAGATCAGCCAGGGGACGGTCGCGCCGCATGCGATCGAGTACGCCGAGCCGATCCTGCTGACCGGCAGCACGCACATCAAGGCCCGGACGTTCGCGGGCCAGTGGAGCGCGCTGAACGAAGCGACGTTTGCGGTCGGCCCGGTGGCCGAGAGCCTGCGGGTCAGCGAGATCATGTACAACCCCGCCGATCCGAACGCCGAGTACATCGAGTTGACGAACGTCGGCGACGAGACGATCAACCTCCATCTGGTGCAGTTCACGCGGGGCGTGCAATTCACCTTCCCGTATGTTGACTTGGCGCCCGGCGACTACCTGCTTGTCGTTGAGGATATCGATGCTTTCGAAGCAGTGTACGGCGGGGGTCTGCCCATCGCCGGACGGTATACGGGCAAGCTCGACAATGCCGGCGAATGGATCGAGCTCCAGGATGCGGCCGGACAGGTCGTTCACAGCTTCCGCTATGACGATGATTGGTACGAGATTACCGATGGCATGGGTTTCTCGCTGACGGTTTGCGATCCGGCGACAGTCGATCCCATCGCCATGAGCGATGCGGATTCCTGGCGGCCCAGCGCATATGCCGGCGGTTCCCCCGGTTTCGACGATTCGGGCGACGCCGTCGAGCCTGGCGCTGTGGTCATCAATGAGATCATGGCCTATATGCCCGGCAGCCCCGACTGGATCGAGCTGCACAACACGACGGATCGCGCGATCGAGATCGCAGGCTGGTTCCTCAGCGACAGGGGGGGCGATCTGACTCGATACGAGATCGCCGAGGGCACCGTTATCGCTGCCGGCGGGTATTTCGTGTTCTTCGAGAACGAGCACTTCGGCAATCCGGACGATCCCGGTTGCCATGTGCCGTTCGCGCTGAGCCGTGACGGGGAGACCGTGTATCTGCACTCCGGCTCCGGGGGCGTTCTGACCGGCTATAGCCAGCAGGAAACATTCGGGCCGGCGCAGGAGGGAATCTCGTTTGGCCGATCCCCCGACAGCACGGGATCGTACGATTTCGTGCCGTTGAGCCAGCCCACCCCCGGCCAGCCCAACGCCGAACCCGCGACCATCGACCAGTTGTAGAATCCAACCGCCCGGCGCATCCATCAATTCGCCGGCGAAAGCGCCGCCGTCGTTCTGTAGGGGCAGGCCCCCGTGCCTGCCCGTGACGCCGAGAGCATGCCCACAGGTTTCCTGCGTATGTTCTTGCCATACGCGGCGGGCGTTTGGTATGCTTGGCCTGTGATGGGTGGTCGCTGAGTGGGGCGATTGCGGCCCATCTTGTGGAACTCCATTACGAACAGAGGCCTATGGCGGATTGGACGATCAACAAGCCGTTGGGTGA
Proteins encoded in this region:
- a CDS encoding lamin tail domain-containing protein, which encodes MRAASGSVWVWLVCVVSLGLALGAIRRAGAAGFDGPVINEFMASNGSVLPLGPGEILDEDGDASDWIEIHNPGGQTVNLGGWYLTDNAGNLTKWRFSDGTVLGRGGYLLVFASGKDRAGEELHTNFKLSADGEYLGLIQGDGRTVAHEYAPHYPQQLSDISYGLGPHSGIFVGPGSLASYHVPGPSDAGAAWMALTYDDAGWATGESGFGFSPTGQIASRDIGSVSVPGSHFVHDGTHVVQGDGADIGGSRDAFHFVYVPLRGDGELTVKVAGMITANAWAKAGVMIRETLTAGSRYGASMVTYGNGTVFQARAATNGSTTVKAGNAHGVPLWLRVIRRGDTIGGYYSLDGVNWTQQGAETVAMGPDAYIGFCVTSRAAGTPCTAVFDDVTFGSRANNVLREAMVGTCATLWTRFEFDAAETAFFDSLRLRMRYEDGFVAYLNGVEVARANVTGTPDADSVADVDRPDEQAVETVEFDLSEHKSLLRDGRNVLAVAAINDGKDSETLFISPELTATGDVLVSQYFSVATPGRPNTSDAVDWVAAPLFSRPRGLCDAPFALQLTSDTPGAVIRYTTDGTAPTQTSGTLYTGAILIDATTCLRAAAFRPGWMASVVQTHSYLFIDEILRQPKNPEGFPTRWGGTTADYEMDPRVVDAPAYRHLVRASLMTLPTLSLVTTTDDMFGPSGIYSNSTQGTVAWERASSIEWINRDGTTAFQVDAGLRIFGGDAFRPMSLTRKKSFRLFFKREYGPTKLNFDVFEGQDAVTSFDTLVLRAGANDAWNNWGRERTQYIIDEYMRRTQLAMGHPSPHGTFVHLYLNGLYWGLYNVVERPMPSFCASYFGGEKEDWDAVNSGVPTGDSNTATWNAMLNQARSGLTDTASYQRIQGNHPDATNNPAYNNLLDVGNYIDYMLSNFWGGTGDWPHHNFYAACRRPPNATGFKFFNWDAEGAIIVWSSLNANVTGVADGAGQPYAALRDNREFRLWFGDHVQKQMFHGGPLTSEASYARYKELADEVELAIIAESARWGDQASGTPYGLSHWQSTRDYVLNTYMPQRSQIVLDQLRNAGLYPSVDPPTFGIGAAPQQGGYVALDEHLWMHAPQGTIYYTTDGSDPRLPAGASASDSLVTLLTEDAPKRVLVPSVANGGDQLGNAPAAFTVTYYKATGTVDSLAVAEQVIADPRQRLHTVTEQATVINYFNTGSPGQFDNDRPFPGTQMNVDVDDFVILVTGKVLIPSAGEWTFGVNSDDGFGLTLTRGNRTYAMSFPSPRGPADTLEVFNIAEAGQHDLRLVFYERGGGSELELFAAPGRRNSFSATHFRLVGDIARGGLQVGEGGVWFTDSFDDASWTAGTGGVGYEASSGNYADYFDIDVQAEMYNRNGSCYIRIPFEVGDAEFSNLILRIRYDDGFVAYLNGAEVARRNFSGEPTWNSTANAGNADEAAIVLASVDISAHAGLLRRGGNLLAIHGLNLSTNSSDFLISAELVAGEISQGTVAPHAIEYAEPILLTGSTHIKARTFAGQWSALNEATFAVGPVAESLRVSEIMYNPADPNAEYIELTNVGDETINLHLVQFTRGVQFTFPYVDLAPGDYLLVVEDIDAFEAVYGGGLPIAGRYTGKLDNAGEWIELQDAAGQVVHSFRYDDDWYEITDGMGFSLTVCDPATVDPIAMSDADSWRPSAYAGGSPGFDDSGDAVEPGAVVINEIMAYMPGSPDWIELHNTTDRAIEIAGWFLSDRGGDLTRYEIAEGTVIAAGGYFVFFENEHFGNPDDPGCHVPFALSRDGETVYLHSGSGGVLTGYSQQETFGPAQEGISFGRSPDSTGSYDFVPLSQPTPGQPNAEPATIDQL